A genomic window from Solanum stenotomum isolate F172 chromosome 10, ASM1918654v1, whole genome shotgun sequence includes:
- the LOC125842054 gene encoding myricetin O-methyltransferase-like, which yields MSTSESNFDLLQAQTQIWNHIFSFMSSSALRCAVQLEIPDILYKHGKPMHLSDLSTELSLIIDPSKISFLPNLMRFLVHSGIIEQHDHDYYSLTPSSRFLVKDKPFNLRSLVLLTHDPSVQKAWFELGNWYKNDFPTSFHTANGKSLWDYFSKEPKLGDIFNDVMASESGLIVNMLITECRHIFEGLTSLVDVGGGTGTVAIAIAKAFPSINCIVLDLPHVIEDLKSNGNMEFVGGDMCQKIPNANAILLKWILHNWNDEDCVKILKKCKESIPSRDEGGKLIIIDVVLEDPKNTSDYVRAQHNMDMMMVCFAAKERTKKEWEKLFNEAGFNECKITSILGSRSLIEVYP from the exons ATGTCAACGAGTGAGAGTAACTTTGACCTTCTCCAAGCTCAAACTCAAATTTGGAACCATATTTTCTCCTTTATGAGTTCTTCAGCGTTAAGATGTGCAGTTCAACTAGAAATTCCTGATATTCTTTACAAACATGGTAAGCCTATGCATCTTTCCGATCTCTCTACTGAACTTTCCCTCATAATCGACCCTTCTAAGATTTCCTTCTTGCCAAATTTAATGCGATTTTTAGTTCATTCTGGTATAATAGAACAACATGATCATGATTACTATTCTCTTACCCCTTCTAGTCGTTTTCTTGTGAAAGATAAGCCCTTTAATTTGAGATCACTCGTGCTTCTCACCCATGATCCATCCGTTCAAAAAGCATGGTTTGAGTTAGGTAATTGGTACAAAAATGATTTTCCCACCTCATTTCATACTGCTAATGGAAAATCTTTGTGGGATTACTTTTCGAAAGAACCAAAATTAGGTGATATTTTCAATGATGTAATGGCTAGTGAGTCGGGATTGATTGTCAATATGCTTATCACGGAGTGTAGACACATTTTTGAGGGGTTGACATCATTGGTAGACGTTGGAGGTGGCACTGGCACTGTGGCGATTGCCATAGCCAAAGCTTTTCCTTCCATAAATTGCATTGTACTTGATCTTCCACATGTTATAGAGGACCTCAAGAGCAATGGAAACATGGAGTTTGTTGGAGGAGACATGTGTCAAAAGATTCCTAATGCTAATGCAATCTTACTCAAG TGGATTTTACATAATTGGAATGACGAAGATTGTGTGAAGATACTGAAAAAATGCAAAGAGTCAATTCCAAGTAGGGATGAAGGAGGGAAATTGATCATTATTGACGTTGTGTTGGAAGATCCAAAGAACACGAGTGACTATGTTCGAGCACAACATAATATGGATATGATGATGGTTTGTTTTGCTGCTAAAGAGAGAACTAAGAAGGAATGGGAAAAACTCTTCAATGAAGCTGGTTTCAATGAATGCAAAATAACATCCATTCTGGGTTCAAGATCTCTGATTGAAGTATATCCTTGA